The Sulfurimonas sp. HSL3-2 genome segment ACGCATAAATAAATACTCTCACAAACTAGATAAACTACTAGATATATTTTAGAAATTTCTTGCAAGACTCTTTGCAAGAAATCCACAAAGGATCTGTTTTTGGATAAAGATTATAAAAACTCTCTTGGGTTCGGCATCGCCGGAAACTTTGCACTTCATCTTAAACAAGCGGGTGAGCTTGAAGACTTTAAAGATATTATCACTGCTGATGAAGCGGCTCCAAAGGGGGTATTTCCCTTTTATATTCCAAATAATAAGACATTTTTAGGTACTTACCCTATCTCAAACAACACGATCAAGCTTCCTGCTGAAGAGGTCAATGTCCAAGCTGAGCCTGAAGTAGCTCTTACATGTAAGCTGACATACAAAGAGGGCAAAGTCGACACGATAACACCGACCCATTTTGGGGCATATAACGATACCTCTTTAAGAAAAAATGCACCGAAGATCAGTCTAAAGAAAAACTGGGGTGCACAAAGCAAAGGGATCAGTTCTCAGCTTATAGAGATAGACAAATTCAGCGAAGGCGGGATAATGGATAACTACCGTATCTGTAGTTTCTTGCGCCGTAACGGGAATGTCTTTAGATACGGTGAAGATGTAGAGCTTACAGGCTACAGCTATTTTTACGAAAAACTGATAGAGTGGATAAAAGAGCAGATAAATACTCAAGAGGATTTCGGACCGCTTGAACCTGTGCTAGAGTATATTAAAGAGGCTTCATATCCTGAAGAACTGCTCATCAGCATAGGTGCAACTCGTTATACTGAGTATGGCGAGACGACGTTCTTACAAAGCGGTGATGAGGTGATCGTCGCTCTTTATGATGATAGGCTCCACTGTAAAAACCCTGTATTTTCAAAAATAGTTGCGGGTAATTATGAGCATGAAGGCATGAGTGTTCTGGCACAAAAGGTGATTCTGTGAGCAGAGGGAAAAAGTTAGACCTCTTCATCGGTGCCGAGATAGATGACGGCTGGAATGAGATAACTGAGCGCAGAAGTGAAGTGGCAAAAGAGATCCTCGAGCCTGCAAAGCACTTTTTAGTGTTTAGAAAAGAGAAAAGACGCGGTAAAGTCGTGACGCTTGTCGGAGAGTTTTGTCTTGAGGATGCTGCTGCAAATGATGTGTTAAAAACGTTAAAGAAAAAGCTTGCCTGCGGCGGAACTTATAAAGATGGATGGATGGAGTTTCAAGGTGAAGTGCAGGAAAAACTGAAGTCAAACCTGCAGGAACTTGGATTTCGATTTAAGAAGTAAAACTCTCTAATCTTTTTTGTAACTTTTCATAAAACAGCTCAAAACTAGGAAGGTCTAGTTTTGCTTCACGCTGTTTTTCTCCCCACATAGGATTTGGAAAATAACTGTCATTTTTATATCTTGCCATTACATGTATATGTACATGCGGAAGCTTATTTGCAAATGAAGCCATATTAATCTTATCGGGGGAGAAGTAGTCGATCATCTCGTCCTCTACGATGTCGTAAAGTTCGAAAAGTCTGAGTCGAAGGTCACTAGGAAGATCACTTAACTCTTTGTATTCTACTTGAGTGAATATTTTAAGCCAAGGTATTTCACTTTTTTCACTCTCAATAAAAAAGTTATTATCTTCGTAGATCTTCATTTTTACGCTCTCGGTCCACGATTTCTATCACCGCCAGAACGGTTTCTATCGCCGCCTGAACGACCTCTGTCACCGCCACGGTTTCTATCACCGCCAGAACGCTCACCGCCGCCAGAACGGTTTCTGTCGCCGCTTGAACGATTGCCTCTGTAGCCGCCACGACGGTTTCCGCCGCCGCGATTTCTGTCACCGCCTCTATCTCCACGGCTGTTGATACGAGCAAGGATACCTTCAAGTCTCTCAGCAGGAATACCGATGTTGTTTGGACCTTGGATAGACTGTTTTTCTAAAAGCATAGAGATCATCTTAAAGAGCATTGTCTCTTCATCGATATCCTCTTTTAGTTTGTCTAGGATCATGTGTGCTTCATCATAGATATGTTGCTCTTCGATAGCATTTACTAAAGAATCGATACTAGATTTTTTCATATCGCTTTTACTTGGAACGTAAGCGTGTTCCATAGTCGTACCCACTTTTGCTTTGATACGTTGTAGCTCTTTGAACTCTAACGGAGTAAGAAGTGTAATCGCTTTTCCTTCTTTACCTGCACGTCCTGTACGACCGATACGGTGAACATAACTTTCAGGATCGAAAGGGATATGGTAGTTAAATACATGGGTTACATCATTTACGTGGATACCGCGAGCCGCAACGTCAGTCGCGACAAGAACTTGTACATTCCCCGCTTTAACCGCTTTGATAACTGTTTCACGCTGACGTTGTTCCATATCTCCGTGAAGACCGTTAGCCATGAAACCTGCTGCTGAAAGCACATTCGCAAGACGATCTACTTCACGTTTTGTACGACAGAATACAACAGCTTTTTCCATATCTTCAGATTCCATCAAACGGATGATCGCAGCATCACGCTCACTCTCTTCGATAACGT includes the following:
- a CDS encoding DUF5718 family protein yields the protein MDKDYKNSLGFGIAGNFALHLKQAGELEDFKDIITADEAAPKGVFPFYIPNNKTFLGTYPISNNTIKLPAEEVNVQAEPEVALTCKLTYKEGKVDTITPTHFGAYNDTSLRKNAPKISLKKNWGAQSKGISSQLIEIDKFSEGGIMDNYRICSFLRRNGNVFRYGEDVELTGYSYFYEKLIEWIKEQINTQEDFGPLEPVLEYIKEASYPEELLISIGATRYTEYGETTFLQSGDEVIVALYDDRLHCKNPVFSKIVAGNYEHEGMSVLAQKVIL
- a CDS encoding translation initiation factor; the protein is MSRGKKLDLFIGAEIDDGWNEITERRSEVAKEILEPAKHFLVFRKEKRRGKVVTLVGEFCLEDAAANDVLKTLKKKLACGGTYKDGWMEFQGEVQEKLKSNLQELGFRFKK
- a CDS encoding HIT family protein; translated protein: MKIYEDNNFFIESEKSEIPWLKIFTQVEYKELSDLPSDLRLRLFELYDIVEDEMIDYFSPDKINMASFANKLPHVHIHVMARYKNDSYFPNPMWGEKQREAKLDLPSFELFYEKLQKRLESFTS
- a CDS encoding DEAD/DEAH box helicase, producing the protein MQEETQIQATEEKLMTFEDFGFKKDLLRAIDYAGFKVPSPIQAEAIPLVMQGRDMVGQAHTGTGKTAAFGLPALNAMDMKSGVEVLVITPTRELATQVSDELFKYGRNLGVNTVTVYGGSSYNRQLDLIKRGAQVVVATPGRLLDLLKRNMLNNFAPKIVVLDEADEMLDMGFLDDINEIFTYLPTDRQTLLFSATMPAPIKILAERILQNPAFVSITKGETTNKDIKQEYYVIEESERDAAIIRLMESEDMEKAVVFCRTKREVDRLANVLSAAGFMANGLHGDMEQRQRETVIKAVKAGNVQVLVATDVAARGIHVNDVTHVFNYHIPFDPESYVHRIGRTGRAGKEGKAITLLTPLEFKELQRIKAKVGTTMEHAYVPSKSDMKKSSIDSLVNAIEEQHIYDEAHMILDKLKEDIDEETMLFKMISMLLEKQSIQGPNNIGIPAERLEGILARINSRGDRGGDRNRGGGNRRGGYRGNRSSGDRNRSGGGERSGGDRNRGGDRGRSGGDRNRSGGDRNRGPRA